In Microbacterium maritypicum, the following are encoded in one genomic region:
- the rpmJ gene encoding 50S ribosomal protein L36: MKVNPSVKPICDHCKVIRRHGRVMVICKSNPRHKQRQG; the protein is encoded by the coding sequence ATGAAGGTCAACCCCAGCGTCAAGCCCATCTGCGATCACTGCAAGGTGATCCGCCGTCACGGCCGCGTCATGGTGATCTGCAAGAGCAACCCGCGTCACAAGCAGCGCCAGGGCTGA
- the rpsM gene encoding 30S ribosomal protein S13 — MARLAGVDIPRDKRVVIALTYIYGVGRTRSVEILKATEIDESIRVKDLSDDQLIALRDHIEGNYKVEGDLRREVAADIRRKVEIGSYEGIRHRRGLPVRGQRTKTNARTRKGPKRTVAGKKKAR, encoded by the coding sequence ATGGCACGTCTTGCCGGCGTTGACATCCCGCGCGACAAGCGCGTGGTGATCGCCCTTACCTACATCTACGGCGTCGGCCGTACCCGCTCGGTCGAGATCCTCAAGGCGACGGAGATCGACGAGAGCATCCGCGTGAAGGACCTCAGCGACGACCAGCTGATCGCCCTCCGCGACCACATCGAAGGCAACTACAAGGTGGAGGGTGACCTGCGCCGCGAGGTTGCAGCAGACATCCGCCGCAAGGTCGAGATCGGCTCCTACGAGGGCATCCGCCACCGTCGTGGTCTCCCGGTCCGTGGTCAGCGCACCAAGACCAACGCCCGTACCCGCAAGGGCCCGAAGCGCACCGTCGCAGGCAAGAAGAAGGCCCGCTAA
- the rpsK gene encoding 30S ribosomal protein S11, protein MAAPKAAARKPRRKEKKNIALGQAHIKSTFNNTIVSITDPSGAVIAWASSGGVGFKGSRKSTPYAAGMAAESAARQAAEHGVKKVDVLVKGPGSGRETAIRSLQAAGLEVGSIQDVTPQAHNGCRPPKRRRV, encoded by the coding sequence ATGGCTGCACCCAAGGCCGCCGCGCGCAAGCCGCGCCGCAAGGAAAAGAAGAACATCGCGCTGGGCCAGGCCCACATCAAGTCGACGTTCAACAACACGATCGTCTCGATCACCGACCCGTCCGGGGCTGTCATCGCCTGGGCATCGTCGGGTGGCGTGGGCTTCAAGGGCTCCCGCAAGTCGACCCCGTACGCCGCCGGTATGGCTGCCGAGTCCGCAGCCCGCCAGGCCGCGGAGCACGGCGTCAAGAAGGTCGACGTCCTCGTGAAGGGTCCGGGCTCCGGCCGCGAGACCGCGATCCGCTCGCTGCAGGCCGCAGGCCTCGAGGTGGGTTCGATCCAGGACGTCACCCCCCAGGCGCACAACGGCTGCCGTCCGCCGAAGCGTCGCCGCGTCTGA
- a CDS encoding DNA-directed RNA polymerase subunit alpha: protein MLIAQRPTLTEEKIVENRSRFIIEPLEPGFGYTIGNALRRSLLSSIPGAAVTSVRIDGVLHEFSTIPGVKEDVTEIILNIKQLVVSSERDEPITAYLRKTGSGEVTAADISAPAGVEVQNPELVIATLNETAKFELELTIERGRGYVSATQNRNEYAEAGQIPIDSIYSPVLKVSYRVEATRAGERTDFDKLVLDVETKSAISPRDAVASAAKTLTELFGLARELNVEAEGIEIGPAPVEAVNSSELSMPIEDLDLSVRSYNCLKREGINTVSELVALSETQLMNIRNFGQKSVDEVRDKLISLGLSLKDSVPGFDGAHFYGGSEDESF from the coding sequence GTGCTTATTGCACAGCGTCCCACACTGACCGAGGAAAAGATCGTCGAGAACCGTAGCCGGTTCATCATCGAGCCTCTGGAGCCCGGCTTCGGTTACACGATCGGCAACGCGCTGCGCCGCAGCCTGCTGTCGTCGATCCCCGGTGCTGCTGTCACCAGCGTTCGCATCGACGGCGTGCTGCACGAGTTCAGCACCATCCCCGGCGTGAAGGAGGATGTCACCGAGATCATCCTCAACATCAAGCAGCTGGTCGTCTCCTCGGAGCGCGACGAGCCCATCACGGCGTACCTGCGCAAGACCGGTTCGGGCGAGGTCACCGCCGCCGACATCTCGGCTCCGGCCGGTGTCGAGGTGCAGAACCCCGAGCTCGTCATCGCGACGCTGAACGAGACCGCGAAGTTCGAGCTCGAGCTCACGATCGAGCGTGGCCGTGGCTACGTCTCGGCGACGCAGAACCGCAACGAGTACGCCGAGGCCGGTCAGATCCCGATCGACTCGATCTACTCGCCGGTCCTCAAGGTGAGCTACCGCGTCGAGGCGACTCGTGCCGGTGAGCGTACCGACTTCGACAAGCTCGTCCTCGACGTCGAGACCAAGTCGGCGATCAGCCCCCGCGACGCCGTCGCGTCGGCTGCGAAGACGCTCACCGAGCTGTTCGGTCTCGCCCGCGAGCTGAACGTCGAGGCCGAGGGCATCGAGATCGGCCCGGCGCCGGTGGAGGCTGTGAACTCCAGCGAGCTGTCGATGCCGATCGAAGACCTCGACCTGTCGGTCCGCTCGTACAACTGCCTGAAGCGTGAGGGCATCAACACTGTTTCGGAGCTCGTCGCCCTGTCGGAGACGCAGCTCATGAACATCCGCAATTTCGGCCAGAAGTCGGTCGACGAGGTGCGCGACAAGCTCATCTCGCTCGGTCTGTCGCTCAAGGATTCGGTGCCCGGTTTCGACGGCGCCCACTTCTACGGCGGCAGCGAAGACGAGTCCTTCTGA
- the rplQ gene encoding 50S ribosomal protein L17, whose amino-acid sequence MPKPTKGPRLGGGPAHERLMLANLAAALYTHKSIKTTETKAKRLRPLAERLITFAKRGDLHARRRVLSVIGDKEVVHILFSEIAPLVAEREGGYTRITKVGNRKGDNAPMAVIELVLEPVTAKAKSTKKAAAAPKAEKAEKPAEVVEETPAEEAPAEDAAEAGAESQAEGEAAEAAAEDAVEKKSE is encoded by the coding sequence ATGCCCAAGCCCACTAAGGGTCCCCGCCTCGGAGGCGGCCCCGCACACGAGCGCCTGATGCTTGCCAACCTCGCGGCGGCGCTCTACACCCACAAGTCGATCAAGACGACCGAGACCAAGGCCAAGCGCCTTCGTCCGCTCGCCGAGCGTCTGATCACCTTCGCCAAGCGTGGCGACCTGCACGCGCGTCGTCGCGTGCTGTCGGTCATCGGTGACAAGGAAGTCGTGCACATCCTGTTCTCCGAGATCGCACCGCTCGTCGCCGAGCGCGAGGGCGGCTACACCCGCATCACGAAGGTCGGCAACCGCAAGGGCGACAACGCTCCGATGGCCGTGATCGAGCTCGTTCTCGAGCCCGTCACCGCGAAGGCGAAGTCGACCAAGAAGGCTGCTGCTGCGCCGAAGGCCGAGAAGGCGGAGAAGCCCGCCGAGGTCGTCGAGGAGACCCCCGCTGAGGAGGCTCCCGCCGAGGACGCAGCCGAGGCCGGCGCCGAGTCGCAGGCCGAAGGCGAAGCAGCCGAGGCTGCCGCTGAGGACGCTGTCGAGAAGAAGTCCGAGTAA
- a CDS encoding helix-turn-helix domain-containing protein produces the protein MNHVLGERLKSLRAAKGLTLRQLSDLSGLSVSMLSQIESGSADPSLGSLRKLAQVFEASIATLFSDPDAPNVSVSRPGARHRLSGSDAGFVYERLTPGRGDLEVLTADIPPGAASSAHPWGHPSTECVFVISGELTVEIAGQTYIIVGSESITFDSRQPHRYINASDAMTSIVVSVTPPSP, from the coding sequence ATGAATCACGTGCTCGGCGAACGCCTCAAATCCCTCAGGGCCGCGAAGGGTCTCACCCTGCGGCAGCTCTCCGACCTGTCCGGCCTCTCGGTCAGCATGCTCAGCCAGATCGAGAGCGGCTCGGCCGACCCGAGCCTCGGTTCGCTGCGCAAGCTCGCCCAGGTGTTCGAAGCCTCGATCGCCACGCTGTTCAGCGATCCGGATGCCCCCAACGTGTCCGTCAGCCGGCCGGGCGCCCGGCATCGACTCAGCGGATCCGACGCGGGCTTCGTCTACGAGCGACTGACGCCGGGACGCGGCGACCTCGAAGTCCTCACCGCCGACATCCCCCCGGGGGCCGCGAGCTCCGCACACCCCTGGGGCCACCCGTCGACCGAGTGCGTCTTCGTCATCAGCGGGGAACTCACCGTCGAGATCGCGGGGCAGACGTACATCATCGTGGGCAGCGAGTCGATCACCTTCGACTCCCGCCAGCCGCATCGCTACATCAACGCCAGTGACGCGATGACCTCGATCGTCGTCTCGGTCACTCCCCCGTCACCGTGA
- a CDS encoding ABC transporter substrate-binding protein codes for MTSSFAKPLALASSLAVAALVLAGCSASSNNAASGGGGTLTVDTSFVLKTLDPGLVYEQTGNIIVHALYDTLVTYEGSDVTTVVPELASEWVQSDDGTTWTFTLNPDATFADGSAVTAEDVVFSLTRLQNLKGSSSQTVEGLTFAADGDDTVVVTSPTPNPNVPVVLAMPAASILNAEEAEKLGATDAADAASADTIGTQLDEVSLGSGPYKIKSYDSSSKVVLEVNDDYWGDAPAYSRVVVQNVDVQNQKLTISRAKADEIALDLSGPQAAELSDDLQVSGVADTSYFLSVNQDPAVSEITSNPAFLAALRASVDGAGIAEIFGEGATAAAGLVPPAFGGALDESEVQPQDIEKAKSLLEEAGISAPKVNLVYPAITYRGVDLGTIVTKVQQDAKKAGIEIELQPEPINVFLQSQSEGKNEINFSPNSLNYPAADSLVNNMAPGASTSTRAGWTVERADPRAVEASDAVNAEVTPEGRAEAMIAWQKIMNETSPFVVLANNAGIVVATSNLVGASYTPAGWTVDLAAISAK; via the coding sequence ATGACTTCATCCTTCGCGAAACCCCTCGCACTGGCCTCATCTCTCGCCGTCGCCGCACTCGTGCTCGCCGGTTGTTCAGCTTCATCGAACAATGCAGCCTCGGGCGGCGGTGGGACCCTCACGGTCGACACCTCGTTCGTGCTGAAGACCCTCGACCCGGGACTCGTCTACGAGCAGACCGGCAACATCATCGTGCACGCGCTGTACGACACGCTCGTGACGTACGAGGGCTCCGACGTCACCACTGTCGTGCCGGAACTCGCCAGCGAGTGGGTGCAGTCCGACGACGGCACGACCTGGACCTTCACGTTGAACCCGGACGCCACGTTCGCCGACGGCTCCGCGGTGACCGCGGAGGACGTCGTGTTCAGCCTCACGCGCCTGCAGAACCTCAAGGGGTCCTCCTCCCAGACCGTCGAGGGGCTGACCTTCGCCGCGGACGGTGACGACACCGTCGTCGTGACCAGCCCGACCCCGAACCCGAACGTCCCGGTCGTCCTCGCGATGCCCGCGGCGAGCATCCTGAACGCCGAGGAGGCGGAGAAGCTCGGCGCGACCGACGCGGCCGATGCAGCCTCCGCGGACACGATCGGCACGCAGCTCGACGAGGTCAGCCTCGGTTCCGGGCCGTACAAGATCAAGAGCTACGACTCGAGCTCGAAGGTCGTGCTCGAGGTGAACGACGACTACTGGGGCGACGCCCCGGCCTACTCGCGTGTGGTCGTGCAGAACGTCGACGTGCAGAACCAGAAGCTCACGATCTCCCGCGCCAAGGCCGATGAGATCGCCCTCGACCTCTCCGGCCCGCAGGCCGCCGAGCTCTCCGACGACCTCCAGGTCTCCGGGGTCGCCGACACGTCGTACTTCCTCAGCGTGAACCAGGACCCCGCCGTCTCGGAGATCACCTCCAACCCGGCGTTCCTCGCGGCGCTGCGTGCCAGCGTCGACGGCGCAGGCATCGCCGAGATCTTCGGTGAGGGTGCGACGGCCGCGGCCGGTCTCGTCCCGCCCGCATTCGGCGGCGCGCTCGACGAGTCCGAGGTGCAGCCGCAGGACATCGAGAAGGCGAAGTCGCTGCTCGAGGAGGCGGGCATCTCCGCACCGAAGGTGAACCTCGTCTACCCGGCGATCACGTACCGCGGCGTCGACCTCGGCACCATCGTCACGAAGGTGCAGCAGGACGCGAAGAAGGCCGGCATCGAGATCGAACTCCAGCCCGAGCCGATCAACGTCTTCCTGCAGTCGCAGTCCGAGGGCAAGAACGAGATCAACTTCTCGCCGAACAGCCTGAACTACCCGGCCGCGGACTCGCTCGTGAACAACATGGCACCCGGCGCCTCGACCTCGACCCGTGCGGGATGGACCGTGGAGCGCGCAGATCCGCGCGCGGTCGAGGCCAGCGACGCCGTGAACGCCGAGGTGACGCCGGAAGGCCGTGCCGAGGCGATGATCGCCTGGCAGAAGATCATGAACGAGACTTCGCCCTTCGTGGTCCTCGCGAACAACGCCGGCATCGTCGTCGCCACCTCGAACCTGGTCGGTGCGTCGTACACGCCGGCAGGCTGGACGGTCGACCTCGCGGCCATCTCCGCGAAGTAG
- a CDS encoding ABC transporter permease, whose amino-acid sequence MPALLQMIGRRLISAIILLWGVTVVTFALMTIVPGDPAAANLSQQAYDDPELRAAFEQKWGLDQPIWVQYGRYIANLFQGDLGISQQTHRPITQDLAQYIPATLEVALPAMILAIVIAVALGMIAATRKGSTIDGGIRGVSLIGLSTPPFWLALVALYVFFYALGLVPNGGRLSNEYDPPPTVTGMYTLDAVFAGQWDVFADAVWHLILPVGILTALTVSGLLRFVRSAMIEVLDAEYIRAATAKGLPARTITWRHVFKAGLLPVLTVTGLMFASLLGGAVLVEQVLSWPGLGQYAYKSALSLDLQAILGVTLFIAVVYTLINLLVDVLYTIVDPRIGAK is encoded by the coding sequence ATGCCAGCCCTCCTGCAGATGATCGGCCGCCGGCTGATCAGCGCGATCATCCTCCTCTGGGGGGTCACCGTCGTGACCTTCGCGCTCATGACCATCGTCCCCGGGGACCCGGCCGCCGCGAACCTGTCGCAGCAGGCCTACGACGACCCCGAGCTGCGTGCCGCGTTCGAGCAGAAATGGGGGCTGGACCAGCCCATCTGGGTGCAGTACGGCCGCTACATCGCGAACCTCTTCCAGGGTGATCTCGGTATCTCGCAGCAGACCCACCGCCCGATCACCCAGGACCTCGCGCAGTACATCCCCGCGACGCTCGAGGTGGCGCTGCCCGCCATGATCCTCGCGATCGTCATCGCCGTCGCGCTGGGCATGATCGCCGCCACCCGCAAGGGTTCGACCATCGACGGCGGCATCCGCGGCGTGTCCCTCATCGGGCTCTCCACCCCGCCGTTCTGGCTCGCGCTCGTCGCGCTGTACGTCTTCTTCTACGCGCTCGGACTCGTCCCCAACGGCGGGCGCCTCAGCAACGAATACGACCCGCCGCCCACCGTCACCGGCATGTACACGCTGGACGCCGTGTTCGCCGGGCAGTGGGACGTGTTCGCCGACGCCGTCTGGCACCTCATCCTCCCCGTCGGCATCCTCACCGCGCTCACCGTCTCGGGCCTGCTGCGCTTCGTGCGCTCCGCCATGATCGAGGTGCTGGACGCCGAGTACATCCGAGCCGCCACCGCGAAGGGCCTCCCGGCGCGGACGATCACCTGGCGCCACGTCTTCAAAGCGGGACTGCTGCCGGTGCTCACGGTGACCGGGCTGATGTTCGCCTCGCTGCTCGGTGGCGCCGTGCTCGTCGAGCAGGTGCTCTCGTGGCCGGGGCTCGGCCAGTACGCCTACAAGAGCGCCCTCTCGCTCGATCTGCAGGCGATCCTCGGCGTGACGCTGTTCATCGCCGTCGTCTACACCCTGATCAACCTCCTCGTCGACGTGCTCTACACGATCGTGGACCCCCGGATCGGAGCGAAATGA
- a CDS encoding ABC transporter permease — translation MTILSSDRLAVAKEPRRRGFRRSRRFTPRTSFWTPVTVISFGVIAAWILAALLAPVIAPYDPLETSGPFLDAPSAAHWMGTDDLGRDVLSRVIYGAQLSLPLALAIVVFSLLVGGTVGLAAGYFGKAADNLLMRVADLVLAFPQIILAMAVAAAFGPSVGNAVLALVIVSWPLYARIIRSSVLSVREQEYVFSGRLLGSTTLKSIVKDVIPNSAGPALVMATIELGNAILMLAALSFLGLGPRPPAAEWGAMIALGSQNLGNWWISLFPGLAILTIVMAFNLLGDAVQDYLDPRSRNARKR, via the coding sequence ATGACCATCCTGTCCTCCGACCGGCTCGCCGTCGCGAAGGAGCCGCGTCGTCGCGGATTCCGTCGCAGCCGCCGGTTCACACCGCGCACCTCGTTCTGGACGCCGGTGACGGTGATCTCCTTCGGCGTGATCGCCGCGTGGATCCTCGCAGCGCTCCTCGCCCCGGTCATCGCGCCGTACGACCCGCTCGAGACGAGCGGACCATTCCTGGACGCACCGTCGGCCGCGCACTGGATGGGGACGGACGACCTCGGTCGCGACGTTCTGAGCCGAGTGATCTACGGTGCCCAACTCTCGCTGCCCCTCGCCCTCGCGATCGTCGTGTTCTCGCTGCTCGTCGGCGGAACCGTCGGCCTCGCGGCCGGGTACTTCGGCAAGGCGGCGGACAACCTGCTGATGCGCGTGGCCGACCTCGTGCTCGCGTTCCCGCAGATCATCCTCGCCATGGCGGTCGCCGCGGCCTTCGGGCCGAGCGTCGGAAACGCCGTGCTCGCGCTCGTGATCGTCTCCTGGCCGCTGTACGCGCGGATCATCCGCAGCTCGGTGCTCAGCGTGCGCGAGCAGGAATACGTCTTCTCCGGACGCCTGCTCGGGTCGACGACCCTGAAGTCCATCGTCAAGGACGTCATCCCCAACAGCGCCGGCCCCGCGCTCGTGATGGCGACTATCGAGCTCGGCAATGCCATCCTCATGCTCGCCGCGCTCTCGTTCCTCGGCCTCGGCCCCCGGCCCCCGGCTGCGGAATGGGGCGCGATGATCGCCCTCGGCTCGCAGAACCTCGGGAACTGGTGGATCAGCCTGTTCCCCGGTCTCGCGATCCTCACGATCGTGATGGCCTTCAACCTGCTGGGAGACGCCGTCCAGGACTACCTGGATCCCCGCTCACGGAATGCGAGGAAGCGATGA
- a CDS encoding ABC transporter ATP-binding protein — translation MSDATLLSIEDLSVVMPTPDGEIELVHDTSIRIGQGEVVGLAGESGSGKSMTASAVMGILPEGATASGRVLFEGRDLLNLSTRELNEVRGNRISIVFQDPTAALHPLLRIGTQITEHLIHHTGVSQKQAQARAIELLDLVRIRDPHQAITAYPHQFSGGMRQRAAIAIALACEPRLLIADEPTTALDVTVQAGILRLFDRLARETGVSMLFITHDLGVMSAIADRTYIFKDGTVVEHGPTNEILNTPSHEYTRALIASRAQSLAAQRTHRGGAR, via the coding sequence ATGAGCGACGCGACGCTGCTCTCGATCGAGGACCTCTCCGTCGTCATGCCGACGCCGGACGGCGAGATCGAGCTCGTACACGACACGAGCATCCGGATCGGCCAGGGCGAGGTCGTCGGCCTCGCCGGCGAGAGCGGCTCGGGAAAGAGCATGACGGCCTCAGCAGTCATGGGCATCCTTCCCGAGGGCGCGACCGCCTCCGGCCGGGTCCTGTTCGAGGGGCGGGACCTGCTGAACCTCAGCACCCGGGAGCTCAACGAGGTGCGCGGCAATCGCATCTCCATCGTGTTCCAGGATCCGACTGCGGCACTGCACCCGCTGCTGCGGATCGGCACGCAGATCACCGAGCACCTCATCCACCACACCGGTGTGAGCCAGAAGCAGGCGCAGGCGCGAGCGATCGAGCTGCTCGATCTCGTGCGCATCCGCGACCCGCACCAGGCGATCACGGCGTATCCGCACCAGTTCTCCGGAGGCATGCGCCAGCGTGCGGCCATCGCGATCGCGCTCGCGTGCGAGCCCCGCCTGCTGATCGCCGACGAACCCACCACCGCGCTCGACGTCACCGTGCAGGCCGGCATCCTCCGTCTGTTCGACCGCCTGGCGCGCGAGACGGGGGTGTCGATGCTGTTCATCACGCACGACCTCGGGGTGATGAGCGCGATCGCCGACCGCACCTACATCTTCAAGGACGGCACCGTCGTCGAGCACGGTCCGACGAACGAGATCCTCAACACCCCGTCGCACGAGTACACCCGCGCGCTGATCGCATCCAGGGCGCAGTCGCTCGCCGCGCAGCGCACCCACCGAGGAGGCGCACGATGA
- a CDS encoding ABC transporter ATP-binding protein, with the protein MSALEIDDVVVTHRRRGAPPVHAVKGVSLTVERGRIVGLVGESGCGKSSLARVAVGIDRPTSGTVRFDGEPLHPLTMRRRPSRDRGLQMVFQNPYASLSPRRSIGAQLLDGAPDALERSARAAEVSRLLRLVGLDESAASRYPTQFSGGQRQRLAIARALAAQPSVVVADEPVTALDAFSSAQIVELLQGLVRELGMAMLFISHDLSLVRAIADETAVMYAGEIIERGPSEQLWQHAEHPYTQRLIDAIPEIGPTKRLPGREEDLAEAVAAPATGGEA; encoded by the coding sequence ATGAGCGCGTTGGAGATCGACGACGTCGTCGTCACGCACCGCCGGCGCGGCGCCCCGCCCGTGCACGCGGTGAAGGGCGTCTCGCTGACCGTCGAACGCGGCCGGATCGTCGGACTCGTGGGGGAGTCGGGATGCGGCAAGTCGTCGCTCGCCCGGGTCGCCGTGGGGATCGACCGTCCGACCTCGGGCACTGTGCGCTTCGACGGAGAGCCGCTGCATCCGCTCACGATGCGCCGCCGCCCGAGTCGCGACCGCGGGCTGCAGATGGTGTTCCAGAACCCGTACGCCTCGCTGAGTCCCCGTCGCTCGATCGGAGCGCAGCTGCTGGATGGCGCTCCCGATGCGCTGGAGCGATCCGCCCGTGCTGCCGAGGTCTCGAGACTGCTGCGACTGGTCGGACTCGACGAGTCGGCCGCCTCTCGCTACCCCACCCAGTTCTCGGGTGGTCAACGGCAACGGCTCGCGATCGCCCGTGCGCTCGCCGCCCAGCCCAGCGTGGTCGTCGCCGATGAGCCGGTCACGGCCCTCGATGCCTTCTCGTCGGCGCAGATCGTCGAGCTGCTGCAGGGCCTCGTCCGCGAACTCGGCATGGCGATGCTGTTCATCTCGCACGACCTGTCGTTGGTGCGGGCCATCGCCGACGAGACGGCCGTGATGTACGCGGGTGAGATCATCGAGCGCGGGCCCAGCGAACAGCTGTGGCAGCACGCAGAGCACCCCTACACGCAGCGCCTCATCGATGCCATCCCGGAGATCGGCCCGACGAAGCGGCTGCCGGGCAGAGAAGAAGACCTCGCGGAGGCCGTCGCGGCCCCCGCCACGGGAGGAGAAGCATGA
- a CDS encoding amidohydrolase family protein, with protein MITIAEDRRVLLTGARIFDGRSEHLRDGLDILVDADGVIAGLGATRTLDAGDARVIDLAGRILSPGLINMHVHLGLALPGTAGAEIASKGDPDLLLVMADSARRTLHAGVTTARLVGESRYLDFALRRGIDAGIIAGPRLYTAGHALCCTGGHGWESDALEGDGADDLRRLTRLQIRHGADLIKVCISGGIAGEHEQIDTPQLTDDEMAAVIQTAHDWGRKVTAHVGPSETLRRAIELGLDCVEHGYELTREVTDLMSERGVWYVPTITVSRCEEFFDAQGVPTWMKERALGAGPRHWESLENAIASGVRIAMGTDMPPAADFDGTTATVREMEFMVDAGMTSLDVMRSATSYAAELLGADDLGVVEVGARADFIATDADPTADVAALRGIDWVMQGGAVLRDDRAGR; from the coding sequence ATGATCACCATCGCCGAGGACCGCCGCGTCCTCCTCACCGGAGCCCGCATCTTCGACGGGCGCTCCGAGCACCTGCGGGACGGGCTCGACATCCTCGTCGACGCCGACGGAGTGATCGCGGGGCTCGGCGCCACCCGCACCCTCGATGCCGGCGACGCACGCGTGATCGACCTGGCCGGAAGGATCCTCAGCCCGGGGCTGATCAACATGCACGTGCACCTGGGGCTCGCGCTGCCCGGGACGGCCGGGGCGGAGATCGCCTCCAAGGGCGACCCCGACCTGCTGCTGGTGATGGCCGACAGCGCCCGACGCACCCTGCATGCGGGTGTCACGACCGCGCGGCTGGTCGGCGAGAGCCGCTACCTCGACTTCGCCCTGCGCCGCGGCATCGACGCCGGGATCATCGCCGGCCCACGGCTGTACACCGCCGGACACGCACTGTGCTGCACCGGTGGGCACGGATGGGAGTCCGACGCGCTGGAGGGCGACGGCGCCGACGACCTGCGCCGACTGACGCGCCTGCAGATCCGTCACGGCGCCGACCTGATCAAGGTCTGCATCTCGGGCGGGATCGCGGGGGAGCACGAGCAGATCGACACCCCGCAGCTGACCGACGACGAGATGGCCGCCGTCATCCAGACCGCGCATGACTGGGGCCGCAAGGTCACCGCGCACGTCGGGCCGTCCGAGACGCTGCGGCGTGCCATCGAGCTCGGCCTGGACTGCGTCGAGCACGGCTACGAGCTGACCCGTGAGGTCACCGATCTGATGAGCGAGCGCGGCGTCTGGTACGTGCCGACCATCACGGTCAGCCGGTGCGAGGAGTTCTTCGACGCGCAGGGCGTGCCCACCTGGATGAAGGAGCGTGCGCTCGGTGCGGGTCCGCGTCACTGGGAGAGCCTCGAGAACGCGATCGCGAGCGGGGTGCGCATCGCCATGGGCACAGACATGCCGCCCGCCGCGGACTTCGACGGCACGACCGCGACGGTGCGCGAGATGGAGTTCATGGTCGACGCGGGCATGACCTCGCTGGACGTCATGCGCTCGGCCACCTCGTACGCGGCGGAGCTGCTCGGAGCTGACGACCTCGGCGTCGTCGAGGTCGGTGCGAGGGCGGACTTCATCGCCACGGACGCGGATCCGACAGCGGATGTGGCTGCGCTGCGCGGAATCGACTGGGTCATGCAGGGCGGCGCCGTGCTGCGGGACGACCGGGCCGGACGGTGA